A single region of the Lotus japonicus ecotype B-129 chromosome 4, LjGifu_v1.2 genome encodes:
- the LOC130712663 gene encoding uncharacterized protein LOC130712663: protein MGGSAARYHAEFDTNRSQTIRFGVLKTLYDAALDDHRYEDAAQIWLGIPATYSGEAVEDYMRWYSGVSHRFIIPDDRREEFSAVTVVRRAVDLLEQSLEVPDALAVGTHARSLTKRALDLIRSSAFIGTQGVAFAAVRGAGAAGGRGRGGRAAGGRARGGRARGEDNEQIYSVQTQQPASKLQI from the exons atgggaggatctgCTGCTCGTTACCATGCTGAGTTTGATACGAACAGGAgccagactattcgctttggggtcttgaAGACCCTGTATGATGCTGCGTTGgatg ATCACCGATACGAGGATGCTGCGCagatttggctg GGGATCCCTGCTACTTATTcgggagaggctgtggaggattacatgaggtggtatagcggtgtgtcccatcggttcatcatccctgatgataggagggaggagttcagtgctgtg acggttgtgcgtcgggccgtggacttgttggagcagtcactggaGGTGCCAGATGCTCTTGCAGTTGGCACGCATGCCCGATCCCTCACTAagagggcgctggatcttattagatccagcGCCTTCATCGGTACCCAGGGagtagcctttgctgctgtccgaggagctggagctgcaggaggcagaggtcgtggaggTAGAGCGGcaggaggcagagcccgtggaggcagagcccgtggagagg ATAACGAACAGATTTACTcggtgcaaacacagcaacctgcaagtaaatTGCAGATTTAA